In bacterium (Candidatus Blackallbacteria) CG13_big_fil_rev_8_21_14_2_50_49_14, the following are encoded in one genomic region:
- a CDS encoding DUF2190 domain-containing protein, with translation MVAVAALTANRFVSPTRGLPSDGGNTLGVALTDAAIGQTAPVVTLGTAPAEASAAIAEGALVEVGADGRIETLDAGVAVGRALQEATGAGHVIEVMLIPN, from the coding sequence TTGGTTGCTGTGGCTGCCCTGACAGCCAATCGTTTTGTTTCCCCTACCCGTGGCCTGCCTTCGGATGGGGGGAATACCTTGGGCGTGGCTTTGACCGATGCCGCCATTGGTCAAACAGCCCCAGTCGTTACGCTGGGCACAGCGCCCGCTGAAGCTTCTGCTGCAATTGCCGAAGGGGCCTTGGTCGAGGTGGGTGCCGATGGCCGCATTGAAACCCTTGATGCTGGCGTTGCTGTGGGTCGGGCACTGCAAGAGGCAACTGGTGCAGGCCATGTCATTGAAGTCATGCTGATCCCCAATTAA
- a CDS encoding DUF1320 domain-containing protein — MSYATPEDLIAASPAHLVADLTGTTEPDEVAIARALADASAEIDSYLAARYFLPLGTVPENLRRVSIDIALYRLMNLRALGDIEDARKRYEDAVKYLMAVADGKISLGLPTADSGAAAATGIAYVAAPSVMSNLGY; from the coding sequence ATGAGCTACGCCACGCCCGAAGATCTGATTGCTGCTTCCCCTGCCCATCTGGTTGCCGATCTCACTGGCACTACTGAGCCGGATGAAGTGGCCATTGCTCGGGCGTTGGCAGATGCCAGTGCTGAAATTGACAGCTACCTGGCAGCCAGGTATTTTCTCCCACTTGGGACCGTACCAGAGAATCTGCGCCGCGTCAGCATTGACATCGCTCTCTATCGCCTGATGAACCTTCGGGCCTTGGGGGATATCGAAGATGCCCGCAAACGCTACGAAGATGCAGTGAAATACCTGATGGCTGTGGCCGATGGCAAGATCAGCTTGGGCCTGCCCACCGCTGATTCAGGAGCCGCCGCAGCCACAGGTATTGCCTACGTGGCCGCCCCTTCTGTCATGAGCAATTTGGGGTATTGA
- a CDS encoding phage tail protein has translation MAVNYLHGVETIENDKGPRPIRTVKTAVVGLIGTAPMGAINEPIVINSDRDVAQFGPMTPGFTIPQALDAIFDQGAGTVIVINVLDPDTHKTAVADEAVTFSTTTNKVKLDNPHVANLVLKNNAGDVTYVLNTDYKVNLVTGELERVVGGAIASGGAAKASYDYADPTEVVAADIIGEVTVGGLRTGIKALEDTYNLFGFFAKILISPVFCTQNSVAAEMISMAVKLRAFALIDAPIGTTPAQAITGRGPSGSINFNTSSERAILCYPHLKVYDPVLDENRLEPFSQRLAGVMCRRDVDNGYWWSPSNMEILGIVGAERSISARVNDPNTEANQLNEAGIMTIFNSFGTGLRTWGNRSAAFPSNTSPKNFISVRRTADVLHESVEFAMLQFIDYPIDDVLIDAILQSANAFVRTLIGRGAIIDGLVTYDPAKNPPTEIAAGHLTFDVTFVPPTPAERITFESFIDINLLAGLGAAA, from the coding sequence ATGGCTGTAAATTACCTGCATGGTGTAGAAACCATCGAAAACGACAAAGGCCCCCGCCCGATTCGCACAGTCAAAACAGCTGTGGTGGGCCTGATTGGCACTGCCCCCATGGGTGCAATCAACGAGCCGATTGTCATCAACAGCGACCGCGATGTGGCCCAATTTGGCCCCATGACCCCCGGCTTTACCATCCCCCAGGCCTTGGACGCCATCTTTGATCAAGGGGCGGGCACGGTGATTGTGATCAACGTCTTGGACCCCGATACCCACAAAACAGCAGTGGCAGACGAAGCCGTTACCTTCAGTACCACCACAAACAAAGTCAAACTGGACAATCCCCATGTGGCTAATCTGGTGCTGAAAAACAATGCCGGTGATGTGACCTATGTGCTCAACACCGATTACAAAGTGAATCTCGTCACTGGCGAGCTTGAGCGCGTGGTCGGCGGGGCCATTGCCAGCGGTGGGGCAGCCAAAGCCAGCTATGATTATGCCGATCCCACTGAAGTGGTTGCAGCGGATATTATCGGGGAAGTGACTGTGGGCGGCCTGCGCACGGGAATCAAGGCCCTCGAAGACACATATAACCTCTTTGGATTCTTTGCCAAGATCCTGATTTCACCTGTCTTCTGCACCCAAAACAGCGTTGCCGCAGAGATGATCAGCATGGCTGTCAAACTGCGTGCTTTTGCCTTGATTGATGCACCGATTGGCACCACCCCGGCCCAGGCCATCACCGGACGCGGCCCCAGTGGTTCGATCAACTTCAATACCAGCTCTGAGCGGGCAATTCTCTGCTATCCCCATCTCAAGGTCTACGACCCTGTACTGGATGAAAACCGCCTGGAGCCCTTTAGCCAGCGCTTGGCTGGGGTGATGTGTCGCCGCGATGTGGACAACGGTTATTGGTGGTCGCCCTCCAATATGGAAATCTTGGGTATTGTCGGAGCCGAACGCTCCATTTCTGCACGGGTCAACGATCCCAATACCGAAGCCAACCAGCTCAACGAAGCGGGCATCATGACCATTTTCAACAGCTTTGGCACGGGTCTGCGCACCTGGGGCAACCGCAGCGCCGCTTTCCCCAGCAATACCAGCCCCAAGAATTTCATCTCTGTGCGCCGCACTGCTGATGTGCTGCATGAATCGGTTGAATTTGCCATGCTGCAATTCATCGACTATCCCATTGATGATGTCTTAATTGACGCCATTTTGCAGAGTGCCAATGCCTTTGTTCGCACCCTGATTGGCCGTGGGGCTATTATCGACGGCCTGGTTACATACGACCCGGCCAAGAACCCGCCCACGGAAATTGCTGCCGGGCACCTCACTTTTGACGTGACATTTGTCCCACCGACCCCGGCTGAGCGTATCACGTTTGAATCTTTTATCGACATCAACCTGCTGGCTGGCCTCGGGGCCGCCGCTTAA
- a CDS encoding phage major tail tube protein, with product MAKIEINRLVNANCFFDGNNLLGRVEEITLPEIKMKMAEHKALGMVGSIEAFSGFEKLEGKIKWSSLYPDVMKKTANPFKAAQVQVRGSLESWTGQGRTAQAKVVITLTLTFKKFPGGNFKPQDNVEMETDYACTYMKQTVNGEDIVEIDVLENIYKVGGVDMLTQYRSNIGG from the coding sequence GTGGCTAAAATCGAAATTAACCGCCTGGTCAATGCCAATTGTTTCTTTGATGGGAACAATCTGCTGGGGCGCGTCGAAGAAATCACCCTGCCTGAAATCAAGATGAAAATGGCCGAACACAAGGCCTTGGGAATGGTGGGCTCTATCGAAGCCTTCTCAGGTTTTGAAAAGCTCGAAGGCAAGATCAAGTGGTCCAGCCTCTATCCCGATGTCATGAAAAAAACGGCCAATCCCTTCAAGGCAGCACAGGTTCAGGTTCGGGGTTCTTTGGAATCCTGGACCGGCCAAGGCCGCACAGCTCAGGCCAAAGTGGTCATTACCTTGACCCTGACCTTTAAGAAATTCCCCGGTGGCAATTTCAAGCCCCAGGACAATGTCGAGATGGAGACCGATTACGCCTGCACCTACATGAAGCAGACCGTGAACGGTGAAGACATTGTGGAAATTGATGTGCTCGAAAACATCTACAAAGTGGGTGGCGTGGATATGCTCACGCAATACCGCTCGAATATTGGGGGTTAG
- a CDS encoding phage tail tape measure protein gives MSDMLLAMLLTLKDMASGPLGQFQGNVKKLSHDLMATGVVSRAMGQGILNGLKAPIAAFAEAEDAATRLRVSMMDSKGISKGFEQVNKLATDLGNKLPGTTADFQEMMTALNQQGVSAQSILGGVGKSAAYLGVQLKMPYRDAAIFAAKVGEAAGVAAKDMEKFMDTIQRTANLGVETTEMQYAFGRSAGALKNVGMQGLESAKSLSVMYAQLIKTGLSGETVGTNFAGMLENLKKYQYQIGDKATTAHQSLKKLGIEMQFFDKQGKMNGPREMIAQLEKLKKLTPEQRAKAMDGIFGGGQDSQMVNTLVAGGVKAYDEMARKAKAQADLNAKVEAQLRTLKNIWDSATGTFTNMLATLGESIAPELKAMADGLGKISEKLQAFAKAHPMLTKIVVGLTAISGVALLVGGTALMGLGAISSGAPLAGAAVTILSTKFYALMSSVLKSSAAMKAWNAVTGAKLVAGGNASVGGTFTRMATGMKNYASSVAMAAKGGIVALPGLIMTKASAMRVATVAGAKWSVQMLTAKHSVSGLASAGWARILTGLRAVAVGFRAMGLAALANPVGIAIAAIAVGAVLVFKYWKPISGFFKGLWHGLMVGLKPLKPAFDAAFAAVAPIIQPIVGALKGVWNWLKSLLSPVDDVGNRGQKMGVQMGLAIAGIIKKGAEMLTYFTGLPGQLLSIGTNMMMGLLNGITAGAGRVLAKIGEIANSIKSKFAGIMGIQSPSRVFMGFGQNLGAGLELGMVAKAAGIAGAAKKLAIAATPNMPKVAAPNLALASARGGAGGGNQITFAPTIQLMAGPGLSSEQQMQQAVRDLYPEFKRLMDRYSHDKKRANA, from the coding sequence ATGTCTGACATGCTTTTGGCCATGTTGTTAACTCTCAAAGACATGGCCAGTGGTCCTTTGGGGCAGTTTCAGGGCAATGTGAAAAAGCTGAGTCATGACTTGATGGCCACAGGTGTTGTTTCAAGAGCAATGGGGCAAGGGATTCTCAATGGCTTAAAAGCGCCTATTGCGGCTTTTGCTGAAGCTGAAGACGCGGCAACCCGCCTGCGAGTTTCGATGATGGACTCCAAAGGCATCTCAAAAGGCTTTGAGCAGGTCAACAAACTGGCCACAGATCTGGGCAATAAATTGCCAGGCACGACCGCAGATTTCCAAGAAATGATGACAGCTCTGAATCAGCAGGGGGTGTCTGCTCAATCCATTCTTGGCGGGGTTGGCAAGTCAGCCGCTTATCTGGGTGTTCAGTTAAAAATGCCTTATAGAGACGCTGCTATCTTTGCCGCCAAAGTAGGTGAGGCGGCTGGGGTGGCAGCCAAAGACATGGAAAAGTTTATGGATACCATTCAGCGCACAGCCAATCTGGGTGTTGAAACCACAGAGATGCAGTATGCCTTTGGCCGTTCTGCTGGTGCATTGAAAAATGTAGGTATGCAGGGCTTGGAGTCAGCAAAATCTCTCAGTGTCATGTATGCCCAGTTGATCAAAACAGGTCTATCCGGTGAAACGGTAGGCACGAACTTTGCAGGCATGTTGGAAAACCTCAAAAAGTACCAGTACCAGATTGGCGACAAAGCAACCACGGCCCACCAGAGTCTTAAAAAACTGGGCATTGAGATGCAGTTTTTTGATAAACAGGGCAAAATGAACGGCCCGCGTGAAATGATTGCTCAGCTTGAAAAGCTCAAGAAATTGACTCCTGAGCAGCGCGCAAAAGCAATGGATGGCATTTTTGGTGGAGGCCAAGACTCTCAAATGGTTAATACGCTTGTTGCTGGAGGCGTAAAAGCCTATGACGAAATGGCTAGAAAAGCAAAAGCACAAGCCGATCTGAACGCCAAAGTTGAAGCTCAACTGCGAACCCTCAAAAATATCTGGGATTCGGCCACAGGCACTTTTACCAATATGCTTGCCACACTGGGTGAATCCATTGCGCCTGAACTCAAAGCCATGGCAGATGGTTTGGGTAAAATTTCTGAAAAGCTCCAGGCTTTTGCCAAAGCCCATCCCATGCTCACCAAGATTGTGGTAGGCCTTACGGCCATCAGTGGCGTTGCTTTGCTGGTTGGTGGAACTGCATTGATGGGTTTAGGCGCGATCTCTTCAGGAGCCCCTTTAGCTGGGGCTGCTGTGACGATTCTTTCAACCAAGTTCTATGCCCTGATGAGTTCTGTTCTGAAAAGCAGTGCGGCCATGAAAGCCTGGAATGCGGTCACTGGAGCCAAACTTGTGGCTGGTGGAAATGCCTCAGTCGGGGGAACCTTTACAAGGATGGCCACTGGGATGAAAAATTATGCTTCTTCCGTAGCCATGGCTGCGAAAGGTGGAATTGTTGCCCTTCCTGGTTTGATTATGACCAAGGCCAGTGCAATGCGTGTGGCTACGGTCGCTGGAGCAAAATGGTCCGTGCAAATGCTGACAGCAAAGCATTCTGTCAGTGGTCTTGCCAGCGCTGGATGGGCACGCATATTGACAGGATTGCGGGCTGTTGCGGTCGGCTTTCGGGCCATGGGTCTTGCTGCGCTGGCAAACCCTGTGGGTATTGCCATTGCTGCCATTGCAGTTGGGGCGGTTCTTGTTTTCAAATATTGGAAACCGATCTCTGGTTTTTTTAAAGGTTTGTGGCATGGCCTGATGGTGGGCCTGAAGCCCCTTAAACCGGCCTTTGATGCTGCCTTTGCGGCTGTTGCCCCCATTATTCAGCCCATTGTGGGCGCTTTAAAGGGCGTTTGGAACTGGCTTAAAAGCCTATTGAGCCCCGTTGATGATGTTGGCAACCGGGGTCAAAAGATGGGGGTTCAAATGGGTTTGGCTATTGCTGGCATCATAAAAAAAGGGGCGGAGATGTTGACCTATTTTACCGGGTTGCCGGGCCAGCTTTTATCTATTGGCACAAATATGATGATGGGTCTGTTAAACGGCATTACAGCAGGCGCAGGACGGGTATTGGCTAAAATTGGTGAGATTGCCAATAGCATTAAAAGCAAATTTGCGGGAATCATGGGAATCCAATCTCCTTCTCGGGTTTTCATGGGCTTTGGTCAAAACTTGGGCGCTGGCCTGGAGCTGGGAATGGTGGCCAAGGCTGCTGGTATTGCTGGGGCTGCCAAGAAACTGGCGATTGCGGCCACGCCAAACATGCCCAAAGTGGCTGCCCCGAACCTTGCTTTGGCATCTGCCAGGGGTGGCGCTGGAGGTGGCAATCAGATTACCTTTGCGCCCACGATTCAGCTTATGGCTGGGCCTGGTCTGTCTTCTGAGCAGCAGATGCAGCAAGCGGTGCGGGATCTCTATCCAGAATTCAAGCGCCTGATGGACCGCTATAGCCACGATAAGAAACGAGCCAACGCATGA